Proteins encoded by one window of Arachis hypogaea cultivar Tifrunner chromosome 1, arahy.Tifrunner.gnm2.J5K5, whole genome shotgun sequence:
- the LOC112709740 gene encoding uncharacterized protein isoform X3 codes for MPGNDVGDRVHNFFGQENLSQGQYHSQAVDGNWPGLTNNLWAGGQRPTDGPFISNLKNFNLQQSDPEQGHTSSPHLRHGLNLAQSNLRPDTGRNQLSNQQAAVNGYMQGHQVFQPRQNEGNILGVDTEAGFHGIRGMPVLESQQGTGLELYKKNLTRTDAVESPVNYDFFGGQQQLSGRQSNMLQPLPRQQSGINDMQLLQQQVMLNQMQEFQRQQQFHQLDARQHSSMAPVPSISKQAVPSHSASLINGIPINEASNLMWQPEVMASNASWLQRSASPVMQGASNGLILSPDQVRLMGLVPNQGDQSLYGLPVSGSRGAPNLYPHVQTDKAAVSQVSISHQYANLQGDKPALPHLAASGNSFPPQQYGSYSDQADTNDGSPMPRQDIQGKNMFGSVAQGINMEHLQQVNSEQRNVPIEDFHGRQEVGGSSETSQEKMVMQVPPSQNVATLDPTEEKILFGSDDNLWDGFGRNTGFNMLDSADSFGGFPSLQSGSWSALMQSAVAETSSTETGIQEEWSRPSFRNSERSSGNERASAIDSSKQPVWADNNLQSAPNINSRPFLRPDDVSRPNSVSYSGVPGFHQSSVDTVPEQRDRLQTDTSQRSIPQFLERGKWLDCGPQQKPIAEGNRVYGNAADSSGIEINEKVISGSWTHQQMLPSPNSSGEALNRSNGWNGIKSAPSDNSSTLKARENENMFHSRHEDARQETSHVSAMWEPGSDTNSSAGLEHVKSPANMQICGEDTGMNGIGAIPNPGATWVSRQNNQQLHNVDAWRHSDSMGSYGNDGPGKYRFHMEKNPLVLESSRNEKLEGDIHDSENKNEKSADGVGSNSSHHRVASFDGSDSRSPKVSAGAGNRRTPVTRKFQFHPMGDVGVDMETHGNKHAINSHPTPHQPFGGLKGHDQSYPGQSKYGHSDENYTETEKRNAPAFQGETKGLDDNTSKTALPGQIPKTLAPFDRSVTNYALNKTASPRVPDTESSDGSQRNQSSSQGFGLQLAPPTQRLPVASSRVTSETVDKGSTWLSSTQNFPSRESSHELRNNISGSSGQVLDKASQYNVLGNMSQDLSSGFPFSRIHTQNQNRASFVGKASNSQSSNANFVDQTVPANQMDEYGERSHTSQSESVSARDMPRPSGIDQFNSRDPSMQTSASETAAATVSHPSVTFSASMQGTASKVLHNVWTNVSGKQLPNSSKIPSRLQPINVSETTTWPLKPGIEDSKDGNEISRQQMLPESVEAADESASASHVKEKVGKGIPDASQTSPAATSRDIEDFGRSLRPNNFLHQNFPLLNQVQSMKNIEIDPSNRDVKRFKVSDNVIDKRQEDFNQGRQSYGYDTMVKDVSGDSSTVPPADPNIPGFPTKPVDGRDTNASSLDVGGYGQKNALNVSNSNNPASIRSEHPMINPQMAPSWFEQYGTFKNGKMLPMYDARAMAPPKPIDQSFTVRNQSDSVHLGKSMEQVNSLGDAGNTRLSPTPTSFSSEHVPSRLLPPAIESDLLTRPKKRKSSTSELIPFHKELEQGSERLQDISAAELDWAQAANRLVEKVEEDAEQNEEPTMKSRRRLVLTTQLMQQLFNPPPAAVLSADAKSNHESLVYSVARLVLGDACRSVSQSGSGGSKKLLHDKLKSSEKNDHYIRQVEDFVGRMRKLENDILRLDNRSSILDLRVECQDLERFSVINRFAKFHGRGQNDGAETSSADAARNAHKPSPPQRYVTAVPMPRNLPDRVQCLSL; via the exons ATGCCTGGAAACGACGTAGGAGACAGGGTCCATAATTTTTTTGGTCAGGAAAACTTGTCCCAGGGCCAGTACCATTCACAGGCAGTGGACGGGAACTGGCCAGGGTTAACCAACAACTTGTGGGCTGGTGGCCAGAGGCCAACTGATGGGCCTTTCATTTCCAATTTGAAGAATTTCAATCTACAGCAATCGG ATCCTGAGCAGGGACACACAAGCTCTCCACATTTGCGACATGGTTTGAACCTGGCACAATCTAACCTGAGGCCTGACACTGGCAGAAATCAACTCTCGAACCAACAAGCAGCTGTTAATGGCTATATGCAGGGGCACCAGGTTTTCCAGCCTAGGCAAAATGAAGGGAACATTTTGGGAGTGGATACCGAAGCTGGTTTTCATGGCATACGAGGAATGCCAGTACTTGAATCACAACAAGGCACTGGTCTTGAACTCTATAAGAAGAATTTGACTAGGACTGATGCAGTTGAATCTCCTGtcaattatgatttttttggaggTCAACAACAATTAAGTGGTCGGCAATCAAACATGCTTCAGCCTTTGCCTAGACAGCAGTCTGGCATAAATGACATGCAACTTTTACAGCAGCAAGTAATGCTCAACCAGATGCAAGAATTTCAAAGGCAGCAACAATTTCATCAACTGGATGCAAGGCAACATAGTTCAATGGCTCCAGTTCCCTCCATTTCAAAACAGGCAGTTCCAAGCCATTCTGCTTCTCTCATCAATGGCATTCCCATAAATGAGGCATCTAACCTTATGTGGCAACCTGAGGTCATGGCAAGTAATGCAAGTTGGCTCCAGCGTAGTGCATCTCCGGTCATGCAAGGGGCTTCAAATGGGCTTATATTATCACCTGATCAAGTGCGTCTGATGGGACTGGTTCCTAATCAAGGAGACCAGTCTCTTTATGGGCTTCCAGTTTCTGGCTCAAGAGGTGCGCCCAACTTGTATCCTCATGTTCAAACAGATAAGGCAGCAGTGTCTCAGGTTTCTATCTCACACCAGTATGCTAACCTTCAAGGGGACAAACCTGCGCTCCCACACTTAGCAGCCAGTGGTAATTCATTTCCACCTCAGCAGTATGGTTCGTATTCAGATCAAGCTGACACAAATGACGGAAGTCCGATGCCAAGACAAGATATTCAAGGGAAAAATATGTTTGGTTCTGTTGCTCAAGGTATAAATATGGAGCACTTGCAGCAAGTGAATTCGGAACAAAGAAATGTGCCAATTGAAGATTTTCATGGGAGGCAAGAAGTAGGTGGATCATCAGAGACTTCACAGGAAAAGATGGTAATGCAGGTTCCACCTTCACAGAATGTGGCCACCCTGGATCCAACTGAAGAGAAAATCTTGTTTGGTTCAGATGACAATCTGTGGGATGGATTTGGTAGGAATACAGGATTCAATATGTTGGACAGTGCAGATAGTTTTGGGGGATTTCCTTCTCTCCAGAGCGGAAGCTGGAGTGCACTTATGCAGTCTGCTGTAGCCGAAACATCTAGTACTGAAACAGGCATACAGGAAGAGTGGAGTCGTCCAAGTTTCCGGAATAGCGAACGTTCATCTGGGAATGAGCGGGCTTCAGCCATTGATAGCAGCAAACAGCCAGTTTGGGCCGACAATAACTTGCAGTCAGCCCCCAATATAAATTCAAGACCTTTTCTTCGGCCAGATGATGTTAGCAGGCCCAATTCTGTAAGCTATTCTGGTGTTCCCGGATTTCATCAGTCAAGTGTTGATACTGTACCAGAACAGCGTGACAGGTTACAGACCGACACTTCTCAAAGATCAATTCCACAGTTTTTAGAAAGAGGCAAATGGTTAGATTGCGGCCCGCAGCAAAAACCAATTGCTGAAGGGAATCGTGTTTATGGAAATGCTGCTGATTCTTCAGGTATAGAAATTAATGAAAAGGTTATTTCTGGTTCATGGACCCATCAACAGATGCTACCATCCCCAAATAGTAGTGGTGAGGCACTCAATAGATCTAATGGATGGAATGGAATTAAGTCAGCCCCATCTGATAACAGTTCTACTCTTAAGGCTCGTGAAAATGAAAACATGTTTCATTCCCGTCATGAGGATGCTAGACAAGAGACAAGCCATGTATCTGCAATGTGGGAGCCTGGTTCTGATACTAATTCATCAGCTGGATTGGAACATGTTAAGTCTCCAGCTAATATGCAGATTTGTGGGGAAGATACTGGTATGAATGGCATTGGTGCTATACCAAACCCAGGTGCTACATGGGTCAGCAGGCAAAACAACCAGCAACTTCATAATGTTGATGCATGGAGACATTCTGATTCCATGGGGAGCTATGGAAATGATGGTCCAGGGAAATATCGGTTTCATATGGAGAAAAACCCTCTAGTTTTGGAATCATCTAGGAATGAGAAATTAGAAGGAGACATTCATGATAGtgagaataaaaatgaaaaatcagCAGATGGTGTTGGCTCTAATTCATCTCACCATAGAGTTGCCAGTTTTGATGGAAGTGATTCACGTAGTCCAAAGGTATCTGCTGGTGCAGGAAATCGAAGAACTCCTGTAACTCGTAAATTTCAGTTTCACCCTATGGGGGATGTTGGTGTTGACATGGAGACTCATGGAAACAAACATGCCATAAATTCACATCCTACACCCCATCAACCTTTTGGAGGACTTAAAGGACATGACCAAAGCTATCCTGGGCAGTCAAAGTATGGTCATTCTGATGAAAATTATACTGAAACAGAGAAG AGGAATGCACCTGCTTTTCAGGGTGAGACAAAAGGCTTGGATGATAATACTTCAAAAACCGCACTGCCTGGCCAAATACCAAAGACATTAGCCCCCTTTGATAGAAGTGTCACTAATTATGCCTTAAACAAGACTGCTTCTCCCAG GGTGCCGGATACTGAATCTTCTGATGGGTCTCAACGGAATCAAAGTTCATCTCAGGGATTTGGTTTACAGTTGGCTCCTCCCACTCAAAGGCTTCCTGTGGCATCATCTCGTGTTACATCTGAAACAGTGGATAAGGGCAGTACATGGTTGTCTTCTACTCAGAATTTTCCTTCTCGAGAGTCATCTCATGAGCTTAGGAATAACATTTCTGGTTCCTCAGGACAAGTTTTAGATAAAGCCTCACAGTACAATGTGCTGGGAAATATGTCACAGGATTTGTCATCTGGGTTTCCTTTCTCGAGGATCCATACTCAAAATCAAAACAGGGCTAGTTTTGTTGGAAAAGCTTCAAATAGTCAATCTTCCAATGCAAATTTTGTTGATCAGACTGTTCCCGCAAATCAGATGGATGAATATGGTGAAAGATCTCACACTAGTCAATCTGAATCAGTGTCTGCTCGGGATATGCCTCGTCCAAGTGGTATAGACCAATTCAATTCAAGAGACCCTTCCATGCAAACTTCGGCATCAGAGACTGCCGCTGCCACAGTTTCTCATCCTTCTGTAACATTTAGTGCATCTATGCAAGGCACCGCTTCAAAAGTTCTACACAACGTATGGACCAACGTTTCTGGCAAGCAACTTCCTAACTCCTCAAAGATTCCTTCCCGTCTCCAACCAATTAATGTTTCTGAAACCACAACCTGGCCATTGAAGCCAGGTATTGAAGATTCAAAGGATGGTAATGAAATCTCTCGGCAGCAGATGTTGCCTGAGAGTGTTGAGGCTGCGGATGAGTCAGCAAGCGCGTCACATGTTAAGGAAAAAGTTGGGAAGGGTATACCCGATGCATCTCAAACTAGTCCAGCTGCTACTTCTAGAGATATTGAAGACTTTGGCCGGTCTTTAAGACCAAATAACTTTTTACACCAGAACTTCCCTTTGCTAAATCAGGTTCAGTCCATGAAAAATATTGAGATTGATCCCAGTAATCGAGATGTCAAGAGATTCAAAGTTTCAGATAATGTGATAGATAAACGGCAGGAAGATTTCAACCAAGGACGGCAGTCATATGGATATGATACCATGGTCAAAGATGTGTCGGGTGATAGTTCTACAGTGCCTCCAGCTGATCCTAATATACCAGGCTTCCCTACGAAGCCAGTTGATGGTCGAGACACTAATGCATCTTCTCTGGATGTGGGTGGATATGGTCAGAAAAATGCTCTCAATGTCTCCAACAGTAACAATCCAGCTTCTATTAGAAGTGAACATCCTATGATAAATCCTCAGATGGCTCCATCGTGGTTTGAACAATATGGAACTTTTAAAAATGGTAAAATGTTGCCTATGTATGATGCACGGGCGATGGCTCCTCCTAAACCTATAGACCAGTCTTTCACTGTGAGGAACCAGTCTGATAGTGTGCATCTTGGCAAGTCAATGGAACAAGTTAATAGTCTTGGTGATGCTGGTAATACTAGGCTAAGTCCAACGCCCACTTCCTTTTCAAGCGAGCATGTTCCTTCTCGGTTATTGCCTCCTGCAATTGAATCTGATTTACTCACAAGACCTAAGAAGCGGAAAAGCTCCACATCTGAACTCATTCCATTTCATAAAGAATTGGAACAGGGCTCTGAAAGGCTTCAAGATATCAG TGCTGCAGAATTAGATTGGGCCCAAGCTGCAAATAGATTGGTTGAGAAG GTTGAAGAGGATGCCGAGCAAAATGAAGAACCAACAATGAAATCAAGAAGACGGCTTGTTTTGACAACACAgcttatgcagcaattatttaaCCCTCCGCCAGCAGCAGTTCTCTCTGCCGATGCCAAATCGAACCATGAAAGTCTGGTCTACTCTGTTGCTAGATTAGTTTTAGGAGATGCATGCAGATCGGTCTCACAGTC
- the LOC112709740 gene encoding uncharacterized protein isoform X1, which produces MPGNDVGDRVHNFFGQENLSQGQYHSQAVDGNWPGLTNNLWAGGQRPTDGPFISNLKNFNLQQSDPEQGHTSSPHLRHGLNLAQSNLRPDTGRNQLSNQQAAVNGYMQGHQVFQPRQNEGNILGVDTEAGFHGIRGMPVLESQQGTGLELYKKNLTRTDAVESPVNYDFFGGQQQLSGRQSNMLQPLPRQQSGINDMQLLQQQVMLNQMQEFQRQQQFHQLDARQHSSMAPVPSISKQAVPSHSASLINGIPINEASNLMWQPEVMASNASWLQRSASPVMQGASNGLILSPDQVRLMGLVPNQGDQSLYGLPVSGSRGAPNLYPHVQTDKAAVSQVSISHQYANLQGDKPALPHLAASGNSFPPQQYGSYSDQADTNDGSPMPRQDIQGKNMFGSVAQGINMEHLQQVNSEQRNVPIEDFHGRQEVGGSSETSQEKMVMQVPPSQNVATLDPTEEKILFGSDDNLWDGFGRNTGFNMLDSADSFGGFPSLQSGSWSALMQSAVAETSSTETGIQEEWSRPSFRNSERSSGNERASAIDSSKQPVWADNNLQSAPNINSRPFLRPDDVSRPNSVSYSGVPGFHQSSVDTVPEQRDRLQTDTSQRSIPQFLERGKWLDCGPQQKPIAEGNRVYGNAADSSGIEINEKVISGSWTHQQMLPSPNSSGEALNRSNGWNGIKSAPSDNSSTLKARENENMFHSRHEDARQETSHVSAMWEPGSDTNSSAGLEHVKSPANMQICGEDTGMNGIGAIPNPGATWVSRQNNQQLHNVDAWRHSDSMGSYGNDGPGKYRFHMEKNPLVLESSRNEKLEGDIHDSENKNEKSADGVGSNSSHHRVASFDGSDSRSPKVSAGAGNRRTPVTRKFQFHPMGDVGVDMETHGNKHAINSHPTPHQPFGGLKGHDQSYPGQSKYGHSDENYTETEKRNAPAFQGETKGLDDNTSKTALPGQIPKTLAPFDRSVTNYALNKTASPSQNILELLHKVDQSREHGIATKTSTSNRHLSSRVPDTESSDGSQRNQSSSQGFGLQLAPPTQRLPVASSRVTSETVDKGSTWLSSTQNFPSRESSHELRNNISGSSGQVLDKASQYNVLGNMSQDLSSGFPFSRIHTQNQNRASFVGKASNSQSSNANFVDQTVPANQMDEYGERSHTSQSESVSARDMPRPSGIDQFNSRDPSMQTSASETAAATVSHPSVTFSASMQGTASKVLHNVWTNVSGKQLPNSSKIPSRLQPINVSETTTWPLKPGIEDSKDGNEISRQQMLPESVEAADESASASHVKEKVGKGIPDASQTSPAATSRDIEDFGRSLRPNNFLHQNFPLLNQVQSMKNIEIDPSNRDVKRFKVSDNVIDKRQEDFNQGRQSYGYDTMVKDVSGDSSTVPPADPNIPGFPTKPVDGRDTNASSLDVGGYGQKNALNVSNSNNPASIRSEHPMINPQMAPSWFEQYGTFKNGKMLPMYDARAMAPPKPIDQSFTVRNQSDSVHLGKSMEQVNSLGDAGNTRLSPTPTSFSSEHVPSRLLPPAIESDLLTRPKKRKSSTSELIPFHKELEQGSERLQDISAAELDWAQAANRLVEKVEEDAEQNEEPTMKSRRRLVLTTQLMQQLFNPPPAAVLSADAKSNHESLVYSVARLVLGDACRSVSQSGSGGSKKLLHDKLKSSEKNDHYIRQVEDFVGRMRKLENDILRLDNRSSILDLRVECQDLERFSVINRFAKFHGRGQNDGAETSSADAARNAHKPSPPQRYVTAVPMPRNLPDRVQCLSL; this is translated from the exons ATGCCTGGAAACGACGTAGGAGACAGGGTCCATAATTTTTTTGGTCAGGAAAACTTGTCCCAGGGCCAGTACCATTCACAGGCAGTGGACGGGAACTGGCCAGGGTTAACCAACAACTTGTGGGCTGGTGGCCAGAGGCCAACTGATGGGCCTTTCATTTCCAATTTGAAGAATTTCAATCTACAGCAATCGG ATCCTGAGCAGGGACACACAAGCTCTCCACATTTGCGACATGGTTTGAACCTGGCACAATCTAACCTGAGGCCTGACACTGGCAGAAATCAACTCTCGAACCAACAAGCAGCTGTTAATGGCTATATGCAGGGGCACCAGGTTTTCCAGCCTAGGCAAAATGAAGGGAACATTTTGGGAGTGGATACCGAAGCTGGTTTTCATGGCATACGAGGAATGCCAGTACTTGAATCACAACAAGGCACTGGTCTTGAACTCTATAAGAAGAATTTGACTAGGACTGATGCAGTTGAATCTCCTGtcaattatgatttttttggaggTCAACAACAATTAAGTGGTCGGCAATCAAACATGCTTCAGCCTTTGCCTAGACAGCAGTCTGGCATAAATGACATGCAACTTTTACAGCAGCAAGTAATGCTCAACCAGATGCAAGAATTTCAAAGGCAGCAACAATTTCATCAACTGGATGCAAGGCAACATAGTTCAATGGCTCCAGTTCCCTCCATTTCAAAACAGGCAGTTCCAAGCCATTCTGCTTCTCTCATCAATGGCATTCCCATAAATGAGGCATCTAACCTTATGTGGCAACCTGAGGTCATGGCAAGTAATGCAAGTTGGCTCCAGCGTAGTGCATCTCCGGTCATGCAAGGGGCTTCAAATGGGCTTATATTATCACCTGATCAAGTGCGTCTGATGGGACTGGTTCCTAATCAAGGAGACCAGTCTCTTTATGGGCTTCCAGTTTCTGGCTCAAGAGGTGCGCCCAACTTGTATCCTCATGTTCAAACAGATAAGGCAGCAGTGTCTCAGGTTTCTATCTCACACCAGTATGCTAACCTTCAAGGGGACAAACCTGCGCTCCCACACTTAGCAGCCAGTGGTAATTCATTTCCACCTCAGCAGTATGGTTCGTATTCAGATCAAGCTGACACAAATGACGGAAGTCCGATGCCAAGACAAGATATTCAAGGGAAAAATATGTTTGGTTCTGTTGCTCAAGGTATAAATATGGAGCACTTGCAGCAAGTGAATTCGGAACAAAGAAATGTGCCAATTGAAGATTTTCATGGGAGGCAAGAAGTAGGTGGATCATCAGAGACTTCACAGGAAAAGATGGTAATGCAGGTTCCACCTTCACAGAATGTGGCCACCCTGGATCCAACTGAAGAGAAAATCTTGTTTGGTTCAGATGACAATCTGTGGGATGGATTTGGTAGGAATACAGGATTCAATATGTTGGACAGTGCAGATAGTTTTGGGGGATTTCCTTCTCTCCAGAGCGGAAGCTGGAGTGCACTTATGCAGTCTGCTGTAGCCGAAACATCTAGTACTGAAACAGGCATACAGGAAGAGTGGAGTCGTCCAAGTTTCCGGAATAGCGAACGTTCATCTGGGAATGAGCGGGCTTCAGCCATTGATAGCAGCAAACAGCCAGTTTGGGCCGACAATAACTTGCAGTCAGCCCCCAATATAAATTCAAGACCTTTTCTTCGGCCAGATGATGTTAGCAGGCCCAATTCTGTAAGCTATTCTGGTGTTCCCGGATTTCATCAGTCAAGTGTTGATACTGTACCAGAACAGCGTGACAGGTTACAGACCGACACTTCTCAAAGATCAATTCCACAGTTTTTAGAAAGAGGCAAATGGTTAGATTGCGGCCCGCAGCAAAAACCAATTGCTGAAGGGAATCGTGTTTATGGAAATGCTGCTGATTCTTCAGGTATAGAAATTAATGAAAAGGTTATTTCTGGTTCATGGACCCATCAACAGATGCTACCATCCCCAAATAGTAGTGGTGAGGCACTCAATAGATCTAATGGATGGAATGGAATTAAGTCAGCCCCATCTGATAACAGTTCTACTCTTAAGGCTCGTGAAAATGAAAACATGTTTCATTCCCGTCATGAGGATGCTAGACAAGAGACAAGCCATGTATCTGCAATGTGGGAGCCTGGTTCTGATACTAATTCATCAGCTGGATTGGAACATGTTAAGTCTCCAGCTAATATGCAGATTTGTGGGGAAGATACTGGTATGAATGGCATTGGTGCTATACCAAACCCAGGTGCTACATGGGTCAGCAGGCAAAACAACCAGCAACTTCATAATGTTGATGCATGGAGACATTCTGATTCCATGGGGAGCTATGGAAATGATGGTCCAGGGAAATATCGGTTTCATATGGAGAAAAACCCTCTAGTTTTGGAATCATCTAGGAATGAGAAATTAGAAGGAGACATTCATGATAGtgagaataaaaatgaaaaatcagCAGATGGTGTTGGCTCTAATTCATCTCACCATAGAGTTGCCAGTTTTGATGGAAGTGATTCACGTAGTCCAAAGGTATCTGCTGGTGCAGGAAATCGAAGAACTCCTGTAACTCGTAAATTTCAGTTTCACCCTATGGGGGATGTTGGTGTTGACATGGAGACTCATGGAAACAAACATGCCATAAATTCACATCCTACACCCCATCAACCTTTTGGAGGACTTAAAGGACATGACCAAAGCTATCCTGGGCAGTCAAAGTATGGTCATTCTGATGAAAATTATACTGAAACAGAGAAG AGGAATGCACCTGCTTTTCAGGGTGAGACAAAAGGCTTGGATGATAATACTTCAAAAACCGCACTGCCTGGCCAAATACCAAAGACATTAGCCCCCTTTGATAGAAGTGTCACTAATTATGCCTTAAACAAGACTGCTTCTCCCAG TCAAAAtattcttgagcttcttcataaAGTGGATCAGTCAAGGGAGCATGGCATTGCAACAAAAACAAGCACTTCTAACCGTCATTTATCTTCCAGGGTGCCGGATACTGAATCTTCTGATGGGTCTCAACGGAATCAAAGTTCATCTCAGGGATTTGGTTTACAGTTGGCTCCTCCCACTCAAAGGCTTCCTGTGGCATCATCTCGTGTTACATCTGAAACAGTGGATAAGGGCAGTACATGGTTGTCTTCTACTCAGAATTTTCCTTCTCGAGAGTCATCTCATGAGCTTAGGAATAACATTTCTGGTTCCTCAGGACAAGTTTTAGATAAAGCCTCACAGTACAATGTGCTGGGAAATATGTCACAGGATTTGTCATCTGGGTTTCCTTTCTCGAGGATCCATACTCAAAATCAAAACAGGGCTAGTTTTGTTGGAAAAGCTTCAAATAGTCAATCTTCCAATGCAAATTTTGTTGATCAGACTGTTCCCGCAAATCAGATGGATGAATATGGTGAAAGATCTCACACTAGTCAATCTGAATCAGTGTCTGCTCGGGATATGCCTCGTCCAAGTGGTATAGACCAATTCAATTCAAGAGACCCTTCCATGCAAACTTCGGCATCAGAGACTGCCGCTGCCACAGTTTCTCATCCTTCTGTAACATTTAGTGCATCTATGCAAGGCACCGCTTCAAAAGTTCTACACAACGTATGGACCAACGTTTCTGGCAAGCAACTTCCTAACTCCTCAAAGATTCCTTCCCGTCTCCAACCAATTAATGTTTCTGAAACCACAACCTGGCCATTGAAGCCAGGTATTGAAGATTCAAAGGATGGTAATGAAATCTCTCGGCAGCAGATGTTGCCTGAGAGTGTTGAGGCTGCGGATGAGTCAGCAAGCGCGTCACATGTTAAGGAAAAAGTTGGGAAGGGTATACCCGATGCATCTCAAACTAGTCCAGCTGCTACTTCTAGAGATATTGAAGACTTTGGCCGGTCTTTAAGACCAAATAACTTTTTACACCAGAACTTCCCTTTGCTAAATCAGGTTCAGTCCATGAAAAATATTGAGATTGATCCCAGTAATCGAGATGTCAAGAGATTCAAAGTTTCAGATAATGTGATAGATAAACGGCAGGAAGATTTCAACCAAGGACGGCAGTCATATGGATATGATACCATGGTCAAAGATGTGTCGGGTGATAGTTCTACAGTGCCTCCAGCTGATCCTAATATACCAGGCTTCCCTACGAAGCCAGTTGATGGTCGAGACACTAATGCATCTTCTCTGGATGTGGGTGGATATGGTCAGAAAAATGCTCTCAATGTCTCCAACAGTAACAATCCAGCTTCTATTAGAAGTGAACATCCTATGATAAATCCTCAGATGGCTCCATCGTGGTTTGAACAATATGGAACTTTTAAAAATGGTAAAATGTTGCCTATGTATGATGCACGGGCGATGGCTCCTCCTAAACCTATAGACCAGTCTTTCACTGTGAGGAACCAGTCTGATAGTGTGCATCTTGGCAAGTCAATGGAACAAGTTAATAGTCTTGGTGATGCTGGTAATACTAGGCTAAGTCCAACGCCCACTTCCTTTTCAAGCGAGCATGTTCCTTCTCGGTTATTGCCTCCTGCAATTGAATCTGATTTACTCACAAGACCTAAGAAGCGGAAAAGCTCCACATCTGAACTCATTCCATTTCATAAAGAATTGGAACAGGGCTCTGAAAGGCTTCAAGATATCAG TGCTGCAGAATTAGATTGGGCCCAAGCTGCAAATAGATTGGTTGAGAAG GTTGAAGAGGATGCCGAGCAAAATGAAGAACCAACAATGAAATCAAGAAGACGGCTTGTTTTGACAACACAgcttatgcagcaattatttaaCCCTCCGCCAGCAGCAGTTCTCTCTGCCGATGCCAAATCGAACCATGAAAGTCTGGTCTACTCTGTTGCTAGATTAGTTTTAGGAGATGCATGCAGATCGGTCTCACAGTC